In Carya illinoinensis cultivar Pawnee chromosome 7, C.illinoinensisPawnee_v1, whole genome shotgun sequence, the following are encoded in one genomic region:
- the LOC122316594 gene encoding uncharacterized protein LOC122316594 isoform X2 produces the protein MKYFKRMEVEKRRSKGGFLNLFDWNGRSRKKLFSNNSELPELKRGDENAENVSKSWFNRVEIDDNEASSSNKGSGDYNCASSVTDDEGGAARAPGVVARLMGLDMLPASIVAEPCPTPSLDSCSYRPSFYDRSNPNLWSDYHLMDFVNVPNKLEKSSWNTIESTTQKHQNRPFERFQSETLPPKSAKSIPIMHHRLLSPIKSPGFIPTKNVSYIMEAAAKIIDASPQESTKNKASSLRSSSVPLRIRDLKQKLEAGHRASRPERFKRPSAVKYKSGHSNDGSSNESEYKSFTNLKKSGSDNVKNKGKSVSLTVQAKVNVEKRNGSTSSSKRTFMNQKEKNYVKSNQFSKNLPSMQRSEQKRTFANRTSNVLQQNNQKQNSLSNNDNSSSKTSVSNQLTRTRSSDGSVGPNKTLNKVVVNSETGAKRLSSVAIPTEKEFPLSTRMKVPLKKMPVSGEVRLRKNIIDVALLNNDESSRKCNVAVNGCTSSGGDSMKQGMDVISFTFTSPLRKSRPETNSSSHVMGINNHIGNDSFANSDQPLLSNFQLSSPGLNAIGGDALSVLLEQKLQELRHKVDSSHCNLIREGTSASLVSGFQDSDPSVMSSKSREENKSLQFGLLRHKLDSLYDLDSSSLDDLVQNVNRQRQGSEWMEVRSSCSNNSATGEELDCLNPRPSSSFEHSFASGSVPDNSQSTIESTKYLMEQAQESSNWHSTNESLQVGGEIELSDSASSMSTMDMSRKHVSRTFSLMGSMGSSNWELDYVRDILNSAELMLEDFALGQTGRVVAPNLFDQLENLGNGSQRNGEEYYKLGRKVLYDCVNECLDLRYGPILAGISSKSLANSVALSGRKMWIAEELYKEILGWKSMEDLMVDELVDKDMSIQNGRWLDFDMEVCEEGMEIEKQILASLVDEFVSDISH, from the exons ATGAAATATT TCAAGAGGATGGAAGTTGAGAAAAGACGCTCGAAGGGAGGCTTCCTTAACTTGTTTGATTGGAATGGTAGATCTCGGAAGAAGCTGTTCTCTAACAATTCCGAATTACCTG AACTGAAGCGGGGAGATGAAAATGCAGAGAATGTGTCTAAGTCATGGTTTAATAGG GTAGAGATTGATGATAATGAAGCAAGTTCAAGTAATAAAGGAAGTGGTGATTATAACTGTGCTTCATCAGTGACTGATGATGAAGGAGGTGCGGCTAGAGCCCCTGGAGTAGTTGCTCGACTCATGGGTTTGGATATGTTGCCAGCTTCAATTGTTGCTGAGCCCTGCCCAACCCCATCTTTGGACTCCTGCTCTTATAGACCATCCTTTTATGATAGGAGCAATCCTAATTTGTGGAGTGATTATCACCTTATGGATTTCGTGAATGTGCCCAATAAGCTGGAGAAATCTTCTTGGAATACTATAGAGTCAACAACACAGAAGCACCAGAACCGCCCTTTTGAGAGATTTCAATCAGAGACGTTGCCTCCAAAATCAGCTAAATCAATTCCAATTATGCATCATAGATTGTTGTCTCCTATTAAGAGTCCTGGGTTTATCCCAACCAAGAATGTGTCGTACATAATGGAAGCAGCTGCTAAGATAATTGACGCAAGCCCTCAGGAATCTACCAAGAATAAAGCATCATCCCTCAGGTCCTCATCAGTTCCTCTGAGGATCAGGGATTTGAAACAGAAGTTGGAAGCTGGACATAGAGCATCCAGACCTGAAAGATTCAAGAGACCCAGTGCTGTTAAGTATAAGAGTGGGCATTCTAATGATGGGAGCAGCAATGAATCTGAATACAAatcttttacaaatttaaaaaagagtggtTCTGACAATGTGAAGAATAAGGGAAAATCAGTTTCCCTTACAGTACAAGCTAAGGTGaatgttgagaaaagaaatggATCAACTTCAAGTAGTAAAAGGACTTTCATGAACCAGAAGGAAAAGAATTATGTGAAATCAAACCAGTTTTCCAAGAACCTGCCAAGTATGCAAAGGAGTGAACAGAAGAGAACTTTTGCAAACAGGACTAGCAATGTGCTTCAGCAGAATAACCAGAAGCAAAATTCTCTATCTAATAATGATAACTCGAGTTCAAAAACCTCAGTTTCTAATCAGCTAACAAGGACTCGGTCCTCTGATGGTTCTGTTGGGCCaaataagactttaaataaggTTGTTGTGAACTCTGAAACTGGGGCTAAAAGGCTGAGCTCAGTGGCAATACCTACTGAAAAGGAGTTCCCGTTATCCACAAGGATGAAGGTTCCCCTAAAGAAAATGCCTGTAAGTGGGGAAGTTCGTCTTCGGAAAAATATCATTGATGTGGCATTGCTCAATAATGATGAAAGTTCTAGAAAATGTAATGTTGCAGTCAATGGATGCACAAGTTCAGGTGGAGATAGCATGAAACAAGGAATGGATGTAATTTCATTTACATTCACGTCTCCCTTGAGAAAATCCAGACCTGAAACAAACTCCTCTAGTCATGTAATGGGAATAAATAACCACATTGGTAATGATTCTTTTGCCAATAGTGATCAGCCTCTCCTAAGCAATTTTCAACTATCTTCTCCTGGGCTAAATGCAATTGGTGGTGATGCTTTGAGTGTTCTTTTGGAACAAAAGCTGCAGGAGTTGAGACATAAAGTCGACTCATCACACTGTAACCTGATCAGAGAAGGGACTTCTGCTAGTTTGGTATCAGGTTTTCAGGATTCAGATCCCAGTGTCATGAGCTCCAAATCAAGGGAAGAGAATAAGAGTCTTCAATTTGGTCTGCTTAGACATAAATTAGATAGTTTATATGACTTAGACAGCTCTTCACTTGATGATCTGGTGCAGAATGTGAACCGGCAGAGGCAG GGATCTGAATGGATGGAAGTGCGTAGCAGCTGCAGCAACAACAGTGCAACTGGAGAAGAACTTGATTGTCTAAACCCCAGGCCTTCTTCAAGTTTTGAACACTCTTTTGCCAGTGGAAGTGTCCCAGATAATAGCCAGAGTACCATTG AGAGCACAAAGTATTTAATGGAGCAAGCTCAAGAATCATCTAATTGGCACTCTACAAATGAATCTCTGCAAGTGGGAGGTGAGATTGAATTATCTGACTCAGCCTCTTCCATGTCTACAATGGATATGAGCCGAAAGCATGTAAGTAGAACATTCAGTTTGATGGGTTCTATGGGATCAAGCAACTGGGAACTAGACTATGTGAGGGATATACTCAACAGTGCTGAGTTAATGTTGGAAGATTTTGCACTGGGTCAGACCGGTAGGGTTGTGGCTCCAAATCTTTTTGATCAGTTGGAAAATCTGGGAAATGGATCACAAAGAAATGGAGAAGAGTACTACAAGCTTGGGCGAAAGGTTCTATATGATTGTGTGAATGAATGCCTGGACTTGAGGTATGGGCCAATTCTTGCTGGAATCAGCAGCAAATCATTGGCCAACTCAGTGGCACTATCAGGCAGGAAGATGTGGATTGCAGAGGAActatataaagagattttaggTTGGAAAAGCATGGAGGACTTGATGGTAGATGAGCTTGTGGACAAAGACATGAGCATTCAGAATGGGAGATGGCTTGACTTTGACATGGAAGTATGCGAAGAAGGTATGGAGATTGAGAAGCAAATATTGGCTTCTTTGGTTGATGAATTTGTTTCTGATATATCGCATTAG
- the LOC122316594 gene encoding uncharacterized protein LOC122316594 isoform X1 translates to MKYFKRMEVEKRRSKGGFLNLFDWNGRSRKKLFSNNSELPEELKRGDENAENVSKSWFNRVEIDDNEASSSNKGSGDYNCASSVTDDEGGAARAPGVVARLMGLDMLPASIVAEPCPTPSLDSCSYRPSFYDRSNPNLWSDYHLMDFVNVPNKLEKSSWNTIESTTQKHQNRPFERFQSETLPPKSAKSIPIMHHRLLSPIKSPGFIPTKNVSYIMEAAAKIIDASPQESTKNKASSLRSSSVPLRIRDLKQKLEAGHRASRPERFKRPSAVKYKSGHSNDGSSNESEYKSFTNLKKSGSDNVKNKGKSVSLTVQAKVNVEKRNGSTSSSKRTFMNQKEKNYVKSNQFSKNLPSMQRSEQKRTFANRTSNVLQQNNQKQNSLSNNDNSSSKTSVSNQLTRTRSSDGSVGPNKTLNKVVVNSETGAKRLSSVAIPTEKEFPLSTRMKVPLKKMPVSGEVRLRKNIIDVALLNNDESSRKCNVAVNGCTSSGGDSMKQGMDVISFTFTSPLRKSRPETNSSSHVMGINNHIGNDSFANSDQPLLSNFQLSSPGLNAIGGDALSVLLEQKLQELRHKVDSSHCNLIREGTSASLVSGFQDSDPSVMSSKSREENKSLQFGLLRHKLDSLYDLDSSSLDDLVQNVNRQRQGSEWMEVRSSCSNNSATGEELDCLNPRPSSSFEHSFASGSVPDNSQSTIESTKYLMEQAQESSNWHSTNESLQVGGEIELSDSASSMSTMDMSRKHVSRTFSLMGSMGSSNWELDYVRDILNSAELMLEDFALGQTGRVVAPNLFDQLENLGNGSQRNGEEYYKLGRKVLYDCVNECLDLRYGPILAGISSKSLANSVALSGRKMWIAEELYKEILGWKSMEDLMVDELVDKDMSIQNGRWLDFDMEVCEEGMEIEKQILASLVDEFVSDISH, encoded by the exons ATGAAATATT TCAAGAGGATGGAAGTTGAGAAAAGACGCTCGAAGGGAGGCTTCCTTAACTTGTTTGATTGGAATGGTAGATCTCGGAAGAAGCTGTTCTCTAACAATTCCGAATTACCTG AAGAACTGAAGCGGGGAGATGAAAATGCAGAGAATGTGTCTAAGTCATGGTTTAATAGG GTAGAGATTGATGATAATGAAGCAAGTTCAAGTAATAAAGGAAGTGGTGATTATAACTGTGCTTCATCAGTGACTGATGATGAAGGAGGTGCGGCTAGAGCCCCTGGAGTAGTTGCTCGACTCATGGGTTTGGATATGTTGCCAGCTTCAATTGTTGCTGAGCCCTGCCCAACCCCATCTTTGGACTCCTGCTCTTATAGACCATCCTTTTATGATAGGAGCAATCCTAATTTGTGGAGTGATTATCACCTTATGGATTTCGTGAATGTGCCCAATAAGCTGGAGAAATCTTCTTGGAATACTATAGAGTCAACAACACAGAAGCACCAGAACCGCCCTTTTGAGAGATTTCAATCAGAGACGTTGCCTCCAAAATCAGCTAAATCAATTCCAATTATGCATCATAGATTGTTGTCTCCTATTAAGAGTCCTGGGTTTATCCCAACCAAGAATGTGTCGTACATAATGGAAGCAGCTGCTAAGATAATTGACGCAAGCCCTCAGGAATCTACCAAGAATAAAGCATCATCCCTCAGGTCCTCATCAGTTCCTCTGAGGATCAGGGATTTGAAACAGAAGTTGGAAGCTGGACATAGAGCATCCAGACCTGAAAGATTCAAGAGACCCAGTGCTGTTAAGTATAAGAGTGGGCATTCTAATGATGGGAGCAGCAATGAATCTGAATACAAatcttttacaaatttaaaaaagagtggtTCTGACAATGTGAAGAATAAGGGAAAATCAGTTTCCCTTACAGTACAAGCTAAGGTGaatgttgagaaaagaaatggATCAACTTCAAGTAGTAAAAGGACTTTCATGAACCAGAAGGAAAAGAATTATGTGAAATCAAACCAGTTTTCCAAGAACCTGCCAAGTATGCAAAGGAGTGAACAGAAGAGAACTTTTGCAAACAGGACTAGCAATGTGCTTCAGCAGAATAACCAGAAGCAAAATTCTCTATCTAATAATGATAACTCGAGTTCAAAAACCTCAGTTTCTAATCAGCTAACAAGGACTCGGTCCTCTGATGGTTCTGTTGGGCCaaataagactttaaataaggTTGTTGTGAACTCTGAAACTGGGGCTAAAAGGCTGAGCTCAGTGGCAATACCTACTGAAAAGGAGTTCCCGTTATCCACAAGGATGAAGGTTCCCCTAAAGAAAATGCCTGTAAGTGGGGAAGTTCGTCTTCGGAAAAATATCATTGATGTGGCATTGCTCAATAATGATGAAAGTTCTAGAAAATGTAATGTTGCAGTCAATGGATGCACAAGTTCAGGTGGAGATAGCATGAAACAAGGAATGGATGTAATTTCATTTACATTCACGTCTCCCTTGAGAAAATCCAGACCTGAAACAAACTCCTCTAGTCATGTAATGGGAATAAATAACCACATTGGTAATGATTCTTTTGCCAATAGTGATCAGCCTCTCCTAAGCAATTTTCAACTATCTTCTCCTGGGCTAAATGCAATTGGTGGTGATGCTTTGAGTGTTCTTTTGGAACAAAAGCTGCAGGAGTTGAGACATAAAGTCGACTCATCACACTGTAACCTGATCAGAGAAGGGACTTCTGCTAGTTTGGTATCAGGTTTTCAGGATTCAGATCCCAGTGTCATGAGCTCCAAATCAAGGGAAGAGAATAAGAGTCTTCAATTTGGTCTGCTTAGACATAAATTAGATAGTTTATATGACTTAGACAGCTCTTCACTTGATGATCTGGTGCAGAATGTGAACCGGCAGAGGCAG GGATCTGAATGGATGGAAGTGCGTAGCAGCTGCAGCAACAACAGTGCAACTGGAGAAGAACTTGATTGTCTAAACCCCAGGCCTTCTTCAAGTTTTGAACACTCTTTTGCCAGTGGAAGTGTCCCAGATAATAGCCAGAGTACCATTG AGAGCACAAAGTATTTAATGGAGCAAGCTCAAGAATCATCTAATTGGCACTCTACAAATGAATCTCTGCAAGTGGGAGGTGAGATTGAATTATCTGACTCAGCCTCTTCCATGTCTACAATGGATATGAGCCGAAAGCATGTAAGTAGAACATTCAGTTTGATGGGTTCTATGGGATCAAGCAACTGGGAACTAGACTATGTGAGGGATATACTCAACAGTGCTGAGTTAATGTTGGAAGATTTTGCACTGGGTCAGACCGGTAGGGTTGTGGCTCCAAATCTTTTTGATCAGTTGGAAAATCTGGGAAATGGATCACAAAGAAATGGAGAAGAGTACTACAAGCTTGGGCGAAAGGTTCTATATGATTGTGTGAATGAATGCCTGGACTTGAGGTATGGGCCAATTCTTGCTGGAATCAGCAGCAAATCATTGGCCAACTCAGTGGCACTATCAGGCAGGAAGATGTGGATTGCAGAGGAActatataaagagattttaggTTGGAAAAGCATGGAGGACTTGATGGTAGATGAGCTTGTGGACAAAGACATGAGCATTCAGAATGGGAGATGGCTTGACTTTGACATGGAAGTATGCGAAGAAGGTATGGAGATTGAGAAGCAAATATTGGCTTCTTTGGTTGATGAATTTGTTTCTGATATATCGCATTAG
- the LOC122316594 gene encoding uncharacterized protein LOC122316594 isoform X4, producing the protein MEVEKRRSKGGFLNLFDWNGRSRKKLFSNNSELPELKRGDENAENVSKSWFNRVEIDDNEASSSNKGSGDYNCASSVTDDEGGAARAPGVVARLMGLDMLPASIVAEPCPTPSLDSCSYRPSFYDRSNPNLWSDYHLMDFVNVPNKLEKSSWNTIESTTQKHQNRPFERFQSETLPPKSAKSIPIMHHRLLSPIKSPGFIPTKNVSYIMEAAAKIIDASPQESTKNKASSLRSSSVPLRIRDLKQKLEAGHRASRPERFKRPSAVKYKSGHSNDGSSNESEYKSFTNLKKSGSDNVKNKGKSVSLTVQAKVNVEKRNGSTSSSKRTFMNQKEKNYVKSNQFSKNLPSMQRSEQKRTFANRTSNVLQQNNQKQNSLSNNDNSSSKTSVSNQLTRTRSSDGSVGPNKTLNKVVVNSETGAKRLSSVAIPTEKEFPLSTRMKVPLKKMPVSGEVRLRKNIIDVALLNNDESSRKCNVAVNGCTSSGGDSMKQGMDVISFTFTSPLRKSRPETNSSSHVMGINNHIGNDSFANSDQPLLSNFQLSSPGLNAIGGDALSVLLEQKLQELRHKVDSSHCNLIREGTSASLVSGFQDSDPSVMSSKSREENKSLQFGLLRHKLDSLYDLDSSSLDDLVQNVNRQRQGSEWMEVRSSCSNNSATGEELDCLNPRPSSSFEHSFASGSVPDNSQSTIESTKYLMEQAQESSNWHSTNESLQVGGEIELSDSASSMSTMDMSRKHVSRTFSLMGSMGSSNWELDYVRDILNSAELMLEDFALGQTGRVVAPNLFDQLENLGNGSQRNGEEYYKLGRKVLYDCVNECLDLRYGPILAGISSKSLANSVALSGRKMWIAEELYKEILGWKSMEDLMVDELVDKDMSIQNGRWLDFDMEVCEEGMEIEKQILASLVDEFVSDISH; encoded by the exons ATGGAAGTTGAGAAAAGACGCTCGAAGGGAGGCTTCCTTAACTTGTTTGATTGGAATGGTAGATCTCGGAAGAAGCTGTTCTCTAACAATTCCGAATTACCTG AACTGAAGCGGGGAGATGAAAATGCAGAGAATGTGTCTAAGTCATGGTTTAATAGG GTAGAGATTGATGATAATGAAGCAAGTTCAAGTAATAAAGGAAGTGGTGATTATAACTGTGCTTCATCAGTGACTGATGATGAAGGAGGTGCGGCTAGAGCCCCTGGAGTAGTTGCTCGACTCATGGGTTTGGATATGTTGCCAGCTTCAATTGTTGCTGAGCCCTGCCCAACCCCATCTTTGGACTCCTGCTCTTATAGACCATCCTTTTATGATAGGAGCAATCCTAATTTGTGGAGTGATTATCACCTTATGGATTTCGTGAATGTGCCCAATAAGCTGGAGAAATCTTCTTGGAATACTATAGAGTCAACAACACAGAAGCACCAGAACCGCCCTTTTGAGAGATTTCAATCAGAGACGTTGCCTCCAAAATCAGCTAAATCAATTCCAATTATGCATCATAGATTGTTGTCTCCTATTAAGAGTCCTGGGTTTATCCCAACCAAGAATGTGTCGTACATAATGGAAGCAGCTGCTAAGATAATTGACGCAAGCCCTCAGGAATCTACCAAGAATAAAGCATCATCCCTCAGGTCCTCATCAGTTCCTCTGAGGATCAGGGATTTGAAACAGAAGTTGGAAGCTGGACATAGAGCATCCAGACCTGAAAGATTCAAGAGACCCAGTGCTGTTAAGTATAAGAGTGGGCATTCTAATGATGGGAGCAGCAATGAATCTGAATACAAatcttttacaaatttaaaaaagagtggtTCTGACAATGTGAAGAATAAGGGAAAATCAGTTTCCCTTACAGTACAAGCTAAGGTGaatgttgagaaaagaaatggATCAACTTCAAGTAGTAAAAGGACTTTCATGAACCAGAAGGAAAAGAATTATGTGAAATCAAACCAGTTTTCCAAGAACCTGCCAAGTATGCAAAGGAGTGAACAGAAGAGAACTTTTGCAAACAGGACTAGCAATGTGCTTCAGCAGAATAACCAGAAGCAAAATTCTCTATCTAATAATGATAACTCGAGTTCAAAAACCTCAGTTTCTAATCAGCTAACAAGGACTCGGTCCTCTGATGGTTCTGTTGGGCCaaataagactttaaataaggTTGTTGTGAACTCTGAAACTGGGGCTAAAAGGCTGAGCTCAGTGGCAATACCTACTGAAAAGGAGTTCCCGTTATCCACAAGGATGAAGGTTCCCCTAAAGAAAATGCCTGTAAGTGGGGAAGTTCGTCTTCGGAAAAATATCATTGATGTGGCATTGCTCAATAATGATGAAAGTTCTAGAAAATGTAATGTTGCAGTCAATGGATGCACAAGTTCAGGTGGAGATAGCATGAAACAAGGAATGGATGTAATTTCATTTACATTCACGTCTCCCTTGAGAAAATCCAGACCTGAAACAAACTCCTCTAGTCATGTAATGGGAATAAATAACCACATTGGTAATGATTCTTTTGCCAATAGTGATCAGCCTCTCCTAAGCAATTTTCAACTATCTTCTCCTGGGCTAAATGCAATTGGTGGTGATGCTTTGAGTGTTCTTTTGGAACAAAAGCTGCAGGAGTTGAGACATAAAGTCGACTCATCACACTGTAACCTGATCAGAGAAGGGACTTCTGCTAGTTTGGTATCAGGTTTTCAGGATTCAGATCCCAGTGTCATGAGCTCCAAATCAAGGGAAGAGAATAAGAGTCTTCAATTTGGTCTGCTTAGACATAAATTAGATAGTTTATATGACTTAGACAGCTCTTCACTTGATGATCTGGTGCAGAATGTGAACCGGCAGAGGCAG GGATCTGAATGGATGGAAGTGCGTAGCAGCTGCAGCAACAACAGTGCAACTGGAGAAGAACTTGATTGTCTAAACCCCAGGCCTTCTTCAAGTTTTGAACACTCTTTTGCCAGTGGAAGTGTCCCAGATAATAGCCAGAGTACCATTG AGAGCACAAAGTATTTAATGGAGCAAGCTCAAGAATCATCTAATTGGCACTCTACAAATGAATCTCTGCAAGTGGGAGGTGAGATTGAATTATCTGACTCAGCCTCTTCCATGTCTACAATGGATATGAGCCGAAAGCATGTAAGTAGAACATTCAGTTTGATGGGTTCTATGGGATCAAGCAACTGGGAACTAGACTATGTGAGGGATATACTCAACAGTGCTGAGTTAATGTTGGAAGATTTTGCACTGGGTCAGACCGGTAGGGTTGTGGCTCCAAATCTTTTTGATCAGTTGGAAAATCTGGGAAATGGATCACAAAGAAATGGAGAAGAGTACTACAAGCTTGGGCGAAAGGTTCTATATGATTGTGTGAATGAATGCCTGGACTTGAGGTATGGGCCAATTCTTGCTGGAATCAGCAGCAAATCATTGGCCAACTCAGTGGCACTATCAGGCAGGAAGATGTGGATTGCAGAGGAActatataaagagattttaggTTGGAAAAGCATGGAGGACTTGATGGTAGATGAGCTTGTGGACAAAGACATGAGCATTCAGAATGGGAGATGGCTTGACTTTGACATGGAAGTATGCGAAGAAGGTATGGAGATTGAGAAGCAAATATTGGCTTCTTTGGTTGATGAATTTGTTTCTGATATATCGCATTAG
- the LOC122316594 gene encoding uncharacterized protein LOC122316594 isoform X3, producing the protein MEVEKRRSKGGFLNLFDWNGRSRKKLFSNNSELPEELKRGDENAENVSKSWFNRVEIDDNEASSSNKGSGDYNCASSVTDDEGGAARAPGVVARLMGLDMLPASIVAEPCPTPSLDSCSYRPSFYDRSNPNLWSDYHLMDFVNVPNKLEKSSWNTIESTTQKHQNRPFERFQSETLPPKSAKSIPIMHHRLLSPIKSPGFIPTKNVSYIMEAAAKIIDASPQESTKNKASSLRSSSVPLRIRDLKQKLEAGHRASRPERFKRPSAVKYKSGHSNDGSSNESEYKSFTNLKKSGSDNVKNKGKSVSLTVQAKVNVEKRNGSTSSSKRTFMNQKEKNYVKSNQFSKNLPSMQRSEQKRTFANRTSNVLQQNNQKQNSLSNNDNSSSKTSVSNQLTRTRSSDGSVGPNKTLNKVVVNSETGAKRLSSVAIPTEKEFPLSTRMKVPLKKMPVSGEVRLRKNIIDVALLNNDESSRKCNVAVNGCTSSGGDSMKQGMDVISFTFTSPLRKSRPETNSSSHVMGINNHIGNDSFANSDQPLLSNFQLSSPGLNAIGGDALSVLLEQKLQELRHKVDSSHCNLIREGTSASLVSGFQDSDPSVMSSKSREENKSLQFGLLRHKLDSLYDLDSSSLDDLVQNVNRQRQGSEWMEVRSSCSNNSATGEELDCLNPRPSSSFEHSFASGSVPDNSQSTIESTKYLMEQAQESSNWHSTNESLQVGGEIELSDSASSMSTMDMSRKHVSRTFSLMGSMGSSNWELDYVRDILNSAELMLEDFALGQTGRVVAPNLFDQLENLGNGSQRNGEEYYKLGRKVLYDCVNECLDLRYGPILAGISSKSLANSVALSGRKMWIAEELYKEILGWKSMEDLMVDELVDKDMSIQNGRWLDFDMEVCEEGMEIEKQILASLVDEFVSDISH; encoded by the exons ATGGAAGTTGAGAAAAGACGCTCGAAGGGAGGCTTCCTTAACTTGTTTGATTGGAATGGTAGATCTCGGAAGAAGCTGTTCTCTAACAATTCCGAATTACCTG AAGAACTGAAGCGGGGAGATGAAAATGCAGAGAATGTGTCTAAGTCATGGTTTAATAGG GTAGAGATTGATGATAATGAAGCAAGTTCAAGTAATAAAGGAAGTGGTGATTATAACTGTGCTTCATCAGTGACTGATGATGAAGGAGGTGCGGCTAGAGCCCCTGGAGTAGTTGCTCGACTCATGGGTTTGGATATGTTGCCAGCTTCAATTGTTGCTGAGCCCTGCCCAACCCCATCTTTGGACTCCTGCTCTTATAGACCATCCTTTTATGATAGGAGCAATCCTAATTTGTGGAGTGATTATCACCTTATGGATTTCGTGAATGTGCCCAATAAGCTGGAGAAATCTTCTTGGAATACTATAGAGTCAACAACACAGAAGCACCAGAACCGCCCTTTTGAGAGATTTCAATCAGAGACGTTGCCTCCAAAATCAGCTAAATCAATTCCAATTATGCATCATAGATTGTTGTCTCCTATTAAGAGTCCTGGGTTTATCCCAACCAAGAATGTGTCGTACATAATGGAAGCAGCTGCTAAGATAATTGACGCAAGCCCTCAGGAATCTACCAAGAATAAAGCATCATCCCTCAGGTCCTCATCAGTTCCTCTGAGGATCAGGGATTTGAAACAGAAGTTGGAAGCTGGACATAGAGCATCCAGACCTGAAAGATTCAAGAGACCCAGTGCTGTTAAGTATAAGAGTGGGCATTCTAATGATGGGAGCAGCAATGAATCTGAATACAAatcttttacaaatttaaaaaagagtggtTCTGACAATGTGAAGAATAAGGGAAAATCAGTTTCCCTTACAGTACAAGCTAAGGTGaatgttgagaaaagaaatggATCAACTTCAAGTAGTAAAAGGACTTTCATGAACCAGAAGGAAAAGAATTATGTGAAATCAAACCAGTTTTCCAAGAACCTGCCAAGTATGCAAAGGAGTGAACAGAAGAGAACTTTTGCAAACAGGACTAGCAATGTGCTTCAGCAGAATAACCAGAAGCAAAATTCTCTATCTAATAATGATAACTCGAGTTCAAAAACCTCAGTTTCTAATCAGCTAACAAGGACTCGGTCCTCTGATGGTTCTGTTGGGCCaaataagactttaaataaggTTGTTGTGAACTCTGAAACTGGGGCTAAAAGGCTGAGCTCAGTGGCAATACCTACTGAAAAGGAGTTCCCGTTATCCACAAGGATGAAGGTTCCCCTAAAGAAAATGCCTGTAAGTGGGGAAGTTCGTCTTCGGAAAAATATCATTGATGTGGCATTGCTCAATAATGATGAAAGTTCTAGAAAATGTAATGTTGCAGTCAATGGATGCACAAGTTCAGGTGGAGATAGCATGAAACAAGGAATGGATGTAATTTCATTTACATTCACGTCTCCCTTGAGAAAATCCAGACCTGAAACAAACTCCTCTAGTCATGTAATGGGAATAAATAACCACATTGGTAATGATTCTTTTGCCAATAGTGATCAGCCTCTCCTAAGCAATTTTCAACTATCTTCTCCTGGGCTAAATGCAATTGGTGGTGATGCTTTGAGTGTTCTTTTGGAACAAAAGCTGCAGGAGTTGAGACATAAAGTCGACTCATCACACTGTAACCTGATCAGAGAAGGGACTTCTGCTAGTTTGGTATCAGGTTTTCAGGATTCAGATCCCAGTGTCATGAGCTCCAAATCAAGGGAAGAGAATAAGAGTCTTCAATTTGGTCTGCTTAGACATAAATTAGATAGTTTATATGACTTAGACAGCTCTTCACTTGATGATCTGGTGCAGAATGTGAACCGGCAGAGGCAG GGATCTGAATGGATGGAAGTGCGTAGCAGCTGCAGCAACAACAGTGCAACTGGAGAAGAACTTGATTGTCTAAACCCCAGGCCTTCTTCAAGTTTTGAACACTCTTTTGCCAGTGGAAGTGTCCCAGATAATAGCCAGAGTACCATTG AGAGCACAAAGTATTTAATGGAGCAAGCTCAAGAATCATCTAATTGGCACTCTACAAATGAATCTCTGCAAGTGGGAGGTGAGATTGAATTATCTGACTCAGCCTCTTCCATGTCTACAATGGATATGAGCCGAAAGCATGTAAGTAGAACATTCAGTTTGATGGGTTCTATGGGATCAAGCAACTGGGAACTAGACTATGTGAGGGATATACTCAACAGTGCTGAGTTAATGTTGGAAGATTTTGCACTGGGTCAGACCGGTAGGGTTGTGGCTCCAAATCTTTTTGATCAGTTGGAAAATCTGGGAAATGGATCACAAAGAAATGGAGAAGAGTACTACAAGCTTGGGCGAAAGGTTCTATATGATTGTGTGAATGAATGCCTGGACTTGAGGTATGGGCCAATTCTTGCTGGAATCAGCAGCAAATCATTGGCCAACTCAGTGGCACTATCAGGCAGGAAGATGTGGATTGCAGAGGAActatataaagagattttaggTTGGAAAAGCATGGAGGACTTGATGGTAGATGAGCTTGTGGACAAAGACATGAGCATTCAGAATGGGAGATGGCTTGACTTTGACATGGAAGTATGCGAAGAAGGTATGGAGATTGAGAAGCAAATATTGGCTTCTTTGGTTGATGAATTTGTTTCTGATATATCGCATTAG